A stretch of DNA from Pongo abelii isolate AG06213 chromosome 10, NHGRI_mPonAbe1-v2.0_pri, whole genome shotgun sequence:
TGTACTTCGGGGTTGAACTAAAACAGAAGTAACAGGAGAACTTAAATTATGTAgcacattatttttaattgagtatGGTACTGTAATTTTAATCCACATTTTCTGCTAGTTAACTATAAAATAACCCTTAAAACTGATCTAaaaggctattttaaaaatataagttgcggccgggcacggtggctcacgcctgaaatcccagcactttgggaggccaaggtgggtagatcacgaggtgaggagatcaagaccatcccggccaacatggtgaaaccccgtctctaccgaaatacaaaaaaaaaaaaaaaaaaaattagccaggcgtggtggcgcgcacatGTTGTCCcagcttacttgggaggctgaggctggggaattgcttgaaccagggaggtggaggttgcagtgagctgggatggcaccactgcactccagcttggggacagagcaagaatccgtctcaaaaaaaaaaaaagttgctccCTGCTTGCCCTTCAGAGTAATTCAGTCCAAAAGTCATTACATGGGGCTGAGCAAGGCAGGCATCTGGGGAAGGTGGGGGCGAGAGAAAGGCTGGCAAGGTAGTAGCCCAACAGGGGATACTGGAGCCCAAATgcagtgaggagggcctctgggGGTAGGGACTTGTGCACAGCAGCAGCCTAGCAGGGGATGAGGAGGGCATCCTGTTAGGGTGAAGGAAATGGTGGCACAGGTTTTTGGAATGGGAACAAAAGGTGAGCCTTATCCAGGAGGGAGGAAGTGGTGCAGTGTaagttgcttgagcccaagaagggTAGGTTGGGGGAAAGGGGGAAGAGAAGACCATGCATGTGGGATGGTGGCAGTGGCACTCTGGCATTAGGTGGCAGAGCTCAGAGTAGAGAGTGTGTGCTGAATGGTGACAGCAAGAGGAATTTGATTACATAATGAGAGAAGGGGTGATgattataaaaagtaaatttattaaGGACAAGTGGGAACCAGACTTCTCATTGTTCAGCAGGAGTATTAAACCTATGTAAAGaggggaaatgaaaataaaccctgtagtattggaattgaatgttagGTAGCAGATTATATGGAGATTAATATAaaagtcatacacacacacaacacctaAATCTGTATGTATATACACTTGCAGCTTTGTCACTTAGAGGACCTGGGAACAGTGACAGTCCCATTGTGATTAGCATTTTTAGCACCCAGACCTTGGTTTCTAAAACATTCCATCCAGATTATAGTTTCTAAATGCTATTCTCCATTCAAAGGACTAGGTTCCTTGGAGAAATAATTTTACAATGGACAATCTTAGCAAATACAATGTTAATTGGGTAATCAAAATTATCAATCACAATGGAACAAATTTCAGTTGCATCCACCTGATAGGATGCAATGTTAAGAGCTTACTATTCAACTCTAACAGGTAGTGGGAATTATTTTCTAGGTTTAGACTGTCATGATGCCTTTAAGTTTGGAGCCTCCTCCACAAAGTAAAGTTAACACATTACACATAAAGATGCATGATTTCGCCTGTTCCTCAGGGACACCCTCTTACAGGTTGTTGATTTGGCCTCTTCACCACCAGTCTTACTGCCCATCTACTATTCCAACCTGCTTAACTCACCCAGTTTCTGCTAGTTTTTAGCCTCCCTTTGGATAAGCACCCATCAATATTTGATCAGGCTTCTGCTCAATGTCCTTCAAGTGGATCTGGCCTTGCCTTGAGAGCAGGGTAAAGATAATCTCGTTTGTTGATAAGGAAGACTCAGGCTCAGCAAGGTTAATTAATCTGTACATTATGCAACTGGGATTTAAATCTAGTTTAACTCATTCCACTGTAGTAAAAGGAGGTACACGTACCTATCTGTGATGACAATCCACTTTCTCTCTCATCTTATTTCCTTCATATGACTTCTCACAATCACAATTGTCTTTGCTTATTATGTCTCCCATAGGAAAATGTCAATTAAGTGACAGCAGGTAATTTTATCGGAAGTGTTTATAACTATATCCCAGTACGTGGAACGAAAAAGTtaccaagaaatatttattgaatgtaaaAAAGCTTACCGTTTTCTCAATGTGTataacctttatttttttaagactacAATGCAACTAACTgcaaaaacattttcctttctttaggtATGTTATGCATAAAAGTGGATAATTTACATGATAAATGAAAATGGCCAATTCTTTAAGAGGAGAAGTactaaaactttataaaaatgtaagtaaTTACGTTGCCAATTTTATAGAAATGTTATTATGACATGGATTGTTTAGAAATATATAATCTTTCTTTTTGAAGCTGCTGTATCTTGGACGAGACTATCCAAAAGGAGCAGACTATTTTAAAAAGCGTTTGAAGaacattttccttaaaaacaaaGATGTGAAGAATCCAGAGAAGATCAAAGAACTTATTGCACAGGGCGAATTTGTAATGAAAGAGCTAGAAGCCTTGTACTTCCTTAGGAAATACAGAGCTATGAAACAACGCTATTATTCAGATACCAACAAAACTAATTGATCATTACTACTTTAATTTAGCTGACAATCAGTGCCAGCTGTTTATGTATACCAGCTGTTGTAAAATAATTCTAACTTAAAATGGGAAGAAACACATGTTGTGTAAAAAATCCCTGAGCTGCCCTACTGAACTAAATAAATAGGTTTCAACTTCTGTTCATATGGAGAAATTATCAGCAACTTTATGCTCGATTTTGATATAAACATAGCAATTTAGCTATACTACCGATTATAAATTAATGAGCACCCAATTTtgaatgaaaatacaatatactTACTCCTGTAACTTAACTTAATAGGACTTAGCCAATTATTTTTAgcttatttctccattttactgACAAGAGAATGCCATTTACTGAACatttaataagcaaaataatttcTTACACACTTCTCAACTTTTGAAAGGAATCCCTTATTTTTTCACCCAGTTTGGTATGTTAACAGCACATACTCAAGGTTCACTACAAAACAAACAGTTCCTGGTAATGATTTAAATGTAGTTATAGACATAATATGTATGGAGTCATTACTTCTGACCTTGAAATAGCCTGCTGGTGACTGGCATTACATACATAACTATtcaattatttccattattaatGTTGCTGCTGCTACTTTTGGGCCTAAAACCAAGTCACCTGTTGTGTATCAATTACCTTCTttgataaaaggaaataaataatgttaTCCTATTTTTTTGTCATAAAGGCAGATTTGTTTTGCATCTACTTCTAAATATGGTTTTAAGTTTAAGCAAACACACCTTTACCTAATATCCACAGCACCTTTTAGAAATAAAGGATACTTCTAACAAGCTGCATAAGGATTCACTGGTATACTATAGTGTCTATGGCTTATAAAGTATTCCATATCCATTTCGGGGCAAACAAACAGTTCAAATTCCATGAATAAATACACACTCATAGTCACTGtaactatttttattacattacaATAATTAGGAGTAGTACAGTTCATgacaaaaatattacaaattttatATCACTTCACAGCACATACTcctataaacatttaaaagttaatttcaattaaaagagtggtcatttttaatgtttgataTGACCAACATTCCTAGGTCAGCGCAACCAAACGATGGAAAACAACTGGATCACACTGCATATGtcccacaaaagaaagcacaaTGTACAAAATGTGCATGTTTCAGTTTACACTAtacaaaaatagttaaaatacatTCCAGGTAAACATGTTACATTAAGAAATAGTACTAGTAAGAAATTGGCACTCAAAGGAAAAATGCAAACGTATTTTCAACATGAAAACACAAGACAGTGGAATTGGAAACTTTTGGATAAAACACTGTAACCCAGTTAGCtctgtgggggtgtggggggacAGATGGGCCCTCAACATTTctgcagataattttttttcccctaaattcaTCTAAATTACCTATCATTATCCCAAACAGGCACTTCAAACTATTAAACTAAAACACAGATCTTAATCTAGTTATGACTATTCTTCAAGAACTCATGTGAGTATCTTTAGaaagaaattttcattttgacAGCTATTCAGTTTCTCAATGCAGAATTCATGCTATCCAGTATTAACACAGAAGTTACTAAATATAAATTCAGCTTTAAGGTAACTGCTGGGTTCTAAAAAACATTACTACATAATTATCAAGAAATCATTACTTTTTGACAAATGGAAATCTTCAGATAGTTTTTACTGTCTAAAAAAAATCCcctaaaaaaaagttatatactgtttgtttgaagaaaaaatggttagaagaaaaaaaaaatcaatggaataCAAATGAGATGAACTTGTGCAAACTGTAACTTAACATGCCCCACAAAGTTTCTATGTATATATTAGGACAAAATTGTGCAATGGTGACAAGTTTTGATAACCTATAAAAGTTAGGTTCTAAATTCCTATGCAGTGTGACTCAGTTAAATAGAGCCTAGAATGCCTACTTGGGAATATTCACTCAAATGATACAATATACTTCTGCTATATTCTTCCACAAACATGTTAATGCCTAAGACTATgtaatttagctttttttttttttaaacttcaaaaagGATTTTTATCTTTAAGGCTGTAATAATTAGATAACATTTATTTCTAGAATTCTCCCCCTTTaaaatctctacaaaaacaaatctTTTGTTAAACCATTCAAAGTTCACATAAAGGTAATTACCACTACCTTAAAAAAATGCCCATCTACATCAAAAATTCAAGAGGCCTAAATATCCCCTCATAAGCACTGCAGTTCCTGAAGTATGgccatttctttctctgtgtagAAACAAGAGGTACTGTGTAAGTGTTAACACCCTGCCTAAACAATGTTCCAAAGATCTGTAGTTTAGCATAGCAATTCAGAAATCATACTGATTTTTACATAGaagtttccttgtctgtgaacTAGTTCAGGCACCTGTTTATTTGTACCCAGATAAAactattaatttttaagtatattttaatcaCTTATGCAGAGAAAACTGGAATATTACACATTTGGGTCAATATGAATATCTGACATACACCTTAATGTGTAAAGTAATTGTCCCAAAAGAATCACAGTTAtgccaaataaaaaaacaatataaTCAAGTTTATTCCTTTAAAACAATGAAGTGATTTACATAAAGTAGCTCGATCAAAGAGTTTCATTGGAGTCATAGCAAAACAATTATAGAGCTGGCACAGAGACCAAACCCCTTCTTTGCAAAACTAAAACACACATCGTGTTATCTCTGGGTCATATGCCTTAATAAGATATTACAGACCACGCTAGCACTACCTAAGGACCAGGATTATGTCTCTTGTTTGGGGATACCATATACCCAGTGCCTTGTGCAGTGACTGGCATctggtaggcactcaataaatatttgctgaataaatgagttCTGCAAAACAGGTTtatgaggccaaggcgggtgaatcacttgaggtcaggagttcgagaccagcctggccaatagggtgaaaccccgtctctcctaaaaatacaaaaattagtcgagcgtggtggcacatgcctgtaatcccagctactcaggaggccgaggcacgagaatcgcttgaacctgggagatggaggttgcagtgagctgagatggcgccactgcattccagcctaggtgacaagagcgagactctgacatcaaaaaaaaaaaagagtaagcttCATGAATTAAAGTATTTTTCACTGCACGAAGATTTCTGGTTACTAAAACAATGGAATGTATTACTGTTACCAGGAGTAGTCCTAATTGTAGATTACCTAAGGAATTCTTTCAGCACTATCTTTATTAAATTCTCCTTCCACTGGATAGGGGTCTGTCTATTCATACCAGGTTTGAAAAATCCTACTGTCGCTAATGGATTGGGCAGCAAAGAGATGTTCAAAGGATCAGCCACCACCTGAAAATTAGTGATTAGGTCAAATCCCTTTATGGTATCTGTCAGATTCTCTTGAGCCCTGAGGAAATAAGATGTAGGGCATTTCTGATGTGACTTAATGGGAAAACTTCATGGAGATATCCACAGCAGCAGTAAATCTTATGGTTAGGGGAATCAGAAGTATTAAAACTGCATCAAGTCATGGGGCATGTGGAAGGTAGGGAGGCAAGATGACACTAATATGGAAGGAGAGTCCTAAAACGAGAATGGATATTCAAATATAAACTTTACCTCTTGCACAATTTTGCCCAAGATTGGCACTGAAGATGGTGTAACATGGTTAAAAAGTTACAGATTGTGCTGAGCTTGACAAATAAGTGTATCTTTATGTAAACGGAATATAAATCACATAGCTGTAAAAAAAACTAAGAGTTTGAGATGACTTCTTTTAACATGAAGAAATGGATAGTTAAGTGATGTCCTCAAAATCAGAGTCCTAAAAGACACCTATCTAGAACCTAAGTCACCTTCTTCCTAGTCCAGTGATACTTTCACCTCACCATGCCATCtcacttcatatattttaaaataagtaacattttaaatttatcaaaaggattgtttttattaatatttattttaaagcattattCGTAAATATGGATCAGACTTGAAAAGTGTTTATGAAATGTTAATTTAACCAGTGTTAAGAGAACTAGCCAAACCTAGAGACTGTAAAACTTTTTCacttcattgtttaaaaaaaacattaatgTCTTGGCACACCACCCCCCCAAAATCTCAACTTTTGAGTtcatatttaaaagtaatttttgaaaaagagttTGTTTTCTTAAGAAACAAAAGCGACGCTCTTGATTTGTCAGCAGGACCACCACAGAGTGAGATTGTATCTTGTTGAGCTATCCAAACTGTCCTAGTCCCTCCCCATTTTCACCAACCAATGCATGACAACATTGGATGACCGTGGGGACACAGTCCATGCTGTGAAACTCTCTATGAAAGCTCAAAGGTTCACACAGGGCCTGGCCTTGCAACCTAGGTCTCTTCAACACCTAATAAGCTATAACTGGCCCAAATAATCTTTTAATGTCACAAGCAGAATTAAAACTATCTTCAAAGACTCAAGTTGAAGAAAAGATTTAAAGTTATACTATGAAAGAGCAATCTGACACAGGGAGACTACATTTAATTCCTATGAGAATTTTTTATAcatgttaaaattttttcaattattataaaaatttagtaGCATGTAAATATAGCCCCAAAATGGCTGCTATAATAATCCCCATTTCATACTGGGTCTGCCTTAACAGGAAAAGCTATTAGGAGTCTTTATAGTAATTTATctaatgtgaaaaggaaatggcCTTATAATAGTTTCCattgccttgtaatttttttccatt
This window harbors:
- the ETFRF1 gene encoding electron transfer flavoprotein regulatory factor 1, which codes for MKMANSLRGEVLKLYKNLLYLGRDYPKGADYFKKRLKNIFLKNKDVKNPEKIKELIAQGEFVMKELEALYFLRKYRAMKQRYYSDTNKTN